One genomic window of Cricetulus griseus strain 17A/GY chromosome 3, alternate assembly CriGri-PICRH-1.0, whole genome shotgun sequence includes the following:
- the Cntf gene encoding ciliary neurotrophic factor — MAFAEQSPLTLHRRDLCSRSIWLARKIRSDLTALMESYVKHQGLNKNINLDSVAGVPVASTDRWSEMTEAERLQENLQAYRTFHGMLTKLLEDQRVHFTPTEGDFHQAIHTLLLQVSAFAYQLEELMVLMEQKIPENEVDGMPVTVGDGGLFEKKLWGLKVLQELSQWTVRSIHDLRVISSHQMGISAHESHYGAKDKQM; from the exons ATGGCTTTCGCTGAGCAGTCACCTCTGACCCTTCACCGCCGGGACCTCTGTAGCCGTTCTATCTGGCTAGCAAGGAAGATTCGTTCAGACCTGACTGCTCTTATGGAATCTTAC GTGAAGCATCAGGGCCTGAATAAAAATATCAACCTGGACTCTGTGGCTGGTGTGCCAGTGGCAAGCACTGATCGTTGGAGTGAGATGACTGAGGCAGAGAGACTCCAAGAGAACCTCCAGGCTTATCGTACCTTCCATGGGATGTTAACCAAGCTTTTAGAAGACCAGAGAGTACATTTCACCCCAACTGAAGGTGACTTCCATCAGGCAATACATACTCTTCTGCTCCAAGTTTCTGCCTTTGCCTACCAGCTAGAGGAGTTAATGGTCCTTATGGAGCAGAAGATCCCAGAGAATGAGGTTGATGGGATGCCTGTCACTGTTGGAGATGGTGGCCTTTTTGAGAAGAAGCTTTGGGGCCTGAAGGTCCTTCAAGAGCTTTCACAGTGGACCGTGAGGTCTATCCATGACCTCCGTGTCATTTCTTCTCATCAGATGGGAATCTCAGCGCATGAGAGCCATTATGGGGCCAAGGATAAGCAAATGTAG